A stretch of the Luteimonas sp. JM171 genome encodes the following:
- the gspL gene encoding type II secretion system protein GspL — protein MKPPDPIHVVLLPALAEEPAVRLAVAGDGRVLSRELLGIGSGPSQVPERGPFTVVLVPGTDAPARWLQPTAFSDAQARAAARAQAGEELAAVDAIHVAVGHAAAPAEPRPVVAVAEAAMEDWLARVQALGVRADRMVPDHLALSAPDDPEGWVAVIREGHCLARSARRSFRVEAELAATIIGDATAPIREPETVEALLAKGALAAPLDLLQGPYAAADGRPTGWRAWRRAAVLAGALAVSVPLLWTVEAAGHLLAARKLESDAEARVMKALPGPGADADPVLAARAGLARNRARDDFPIAFRALASGMQELDGAAIERVTWQAGSPLRALVQHSDAAQLDALGNHASSHGLTLVAAGTRRVDGRLHSEVDLIESAP, from the coding sequence ATGAAGCCGCCCGATCCGATCCACGTGGTCCTCCTGCCTGCCCTGGCGGAAGAACCGGCCGTGCGCCTGGCCGTGGCCGGCGACGGCCGCGTACTGTCACGCGAGCTGCTGGGCATCGGGTCCGGGCCGTCGCAGGTCCCGGAGCGTGGACCGTTCACCGTGGTGCTGGTCCCCGGCACCGATGCCCCGGCGCGCTGGCTGCAGCCCACGGCGTTCAGCGATGCGCAGGCGCGGGCCGCGGCGCGCGCCCAGGCCGGTGAGGAACTCGCCGCTGTCGATGCCATCCATGTAGCGGTTGGCCACGCGGCAGCGCCTGCGGAACCGCGCCCGGTCGTCGCCGTGGCCGAGGCGGCCATGGAGGATTGGCTCGCGCGCGTGCAAGCCCTGGGTGTGCGTGCCGACAGGATGGTTCCCGACCACCTGGCATTGTCCGCGCCGGACGATCCGGAAGGCTGGGTCGCAGTGATCCGGGAAGGCCACTGCCTGGCCCGCTCGGCCCGGCGATCATTCAGGGTGGAGGCGGAACTTGCCGCCACCATCATCGGCGATGCAACCGCGCCGATCAGGGAACCTGAAACGGTCGAGGCGTTGCTGGCAAAGGGTGCCCTGGCCGCGCCACTTGACCTGCTGCAGGGACCGTACGCAGCGGCCGACGGGCGGCCCACGGGATGGCGTGCCTGGCGTCGTGCCGCGGTGCTGGCGGGGGCCCTGGCGGTTTCGGTCCCCCTGCTGTGGACCGTGGAAGCCGCCGGCCATCTGCTGGCAGCGCGCAAACTCGAGTCGGACGCTGAGGCACGGGTGATGAAGGCCCTGCCGGGACCTGGCGCGGACGCGGATCCGGTGCTGGCGGCTCGGGCAGGACTGGCGCGGAACCGGGCGCGCGATGATTTCCCGATCGCGTTCCGGGCGCTTGCCAGCGGCATGCAGGAGCTGGACGGCGCCGCCATCGAACGGGTGACGTGGCAGGCCGGTTCGCCGCTGCGCGCCCTCGTGCAACATTCCGACGCCGCGCAGCTGGATGCGCTCGGCAACCACGCGTCGAGCCATGGATTGACCTTGGTGGCCGCCGGCACCCGGCGCGTGGATGGCCGCCTGCACAGCGAGGTCGATTTGATAGAGAGCGCCCCGTGA
- a CDS encoding glycosyltransferase family 1 protein, with protein MHYALVTETWPPEVNGVALTVRSLQRGLERRGRRVSVVRPAQHPEQVAAAAELLVRGAPVPRYPGLRLGLVPAGRLQRAWAADRPDAIYIATEGPLGWSALRAARRLRIPVASAVHTRFDLYMRDYGVPLLEPLALRWMRHFHNRADVTLAPTRELEGFLRDAGFERPRRLARAVDTARFDPALRDRGLRNTWGAGTDEVVAIHVGRIAAEKNLGLAVRAFRELQAHRPRARMVWVGDGPMRAALARDNPDFIFCGIQRGAQLARHFASADLFVFPSLSETFGNVTLEAMASGIATVAFDYGAAREHLRAGIHGARVAGEDDFIQAVVDIGCDDDLRAAMGRRARSAVAGLHPDKVAADFDRLLHDIATWEHVHGTVATA; from the coding sequence ATGCATTACGCGCTCGTCACCGAAACCTGGCCCCCTGAAGTCAACGGCGTCGCCCTGACGGTGCGCAGCCTGCAGCGCGGACTGGAGCGCCGTGGCCGCAGGGTCAGCGTGGTGCGGCCGGCGCAACATCCGGAGCAGGTCGCCGCTGCGGCCGAACTGCTGGTGCGCGGAGCCCCGGTGCCGCGCTATCCCGGGCTGCGGTTGGGCCTGGTGCCGGCGGGCCGGCTGCAGCGCGCCTGGGCCGCCGATCGCCCCGATGCGATCTACATCGCCACCGAAGGGCCTCTGGGGTGGAGCGCGCTGCGCGCGGCGCGGCGGCTGCGCATCCCCGTGGCCTCGGCGGTGCATACCCGCTTCGACCTGTACATGCGCGATTACGGCGTGCCGCTGCTGGAGCCTTTGGCCCTGCGCTGGATGCGCCACTTCCACAATCGCGCCGACGTGACCCTGGCGCCCACCCGCGAGCTGGAAGGGTTCCTGCGCGACGCGGGCTTTGAGCGCCCCCGGCGACTCGCGCGCGCCGTGGACACCGCACGCTTTGATCCGGCGCTGCGCGATCGCGGCCTGCGCAACACGTGGGGAGCGGGCACCGACGAAGTGGTCGCGATCCATGTCGGACGGATCGCTGCGGAGAAGAACCTCGGGCTGGCCGTGCGCGCCTTCCGGGAGCTGCAGGCCCACCGGCCGCGGGCGCGGATGGTCTGGGTGGGCGATGGCCCGATGCGTGCGGCGCTGGCCCGTGACAACCCGGACTTCATCTTCTGCGGCATCCAGCGCGGCGCACAGCTGGCCCGCCATTTCGCAAGCGCGGACCTGTTCGTCTTCCCCAGCCTTTCGGAAACCTTCGGCAACGTGACCCTGGAGGCCATGGCCAGCGGGATCGCTACCGTCGCGTTCGACTACGGCGCGGCCCGCGAACACCTGCGCGCCGGCATCCACGGCGCGCGCGTGGCCGGCGAGGACGACTTCATCCAGGCCGTGGTGGATATCGGCTGCGACGACGATCTGCGCGCGGCCATGGGCCGGCGCGCCCGCAGCGCGGTCGCCGGCCTGCACCCGGACAAGGTTGCGGCCGACTTCGACCGCCTGCTGCATGACATCGCCACCTGGGAGCACGTCCATGGAACCGTCGCCACTGCGTGA
- the gspI gene encoding type II secretion system minor pseudopilin GspI encodes MTRIHRPGRRAGFSLLELLVALAVFSLVVLALLNLAGESTRTAVIVEERVLAGIVAGNRAVEAAVEPLDMVAAQGQGEEQLGDRQWRWTRAVSATDDADILRIDIAVYAAGSDRIAAETVLFRNAR; translated from the coding sequence ATGACCAGGATCCATCGCCCCGGCCGCAGGGCCGGATTCTCACTGCTGGAACTGCTGGTGGCGCTGGCGGTGTTCTCGCTGGTGGTGCTGGCGCTGCTCAACCTGGCCGGGGAAAGCACCCGCACCGCGGTCATCGTGGAGGAACGCGTGCTGGCCGGGATCGTCGCCGGCAACCGTGCGGTGGAAGCCGCGGTGGAGCCGCTGGACATGGTGGCCGCGCAGGGCCAGGGCGAAGAGCAGCTGGGCGATCGCCAGTGGCGTTGGACCCGCGCTGTCTCGGCCACGGACGACGCCGACATCCTGCGCATCGACATCGCGGTGTACGCGGCGGGCAGCGACCGCATCGCCGCCGAAACGGTGCTGTTCCGGAATGCACGCTGA
- a CDS encoding GNAT family N-acetyltransferase codes for MAARNRLPPWHDEVRLANGREILIRPIRPDDALPVRAGFSLLQPETLRHRFLREMSELTPEMAQRLTRSDPKTTFVLVAGENLPAGEAVIGAIARVHAPAGSGEGEFAILVGQYLAGMGVGRQLMLRLVRWARGKRLERLYGDVPEENEPMLALAGSVGFRREGDPRDGLVRMVLDLDSAGQA; via the coding sequence ATGGCCGCTAGAAACCGACTCCCGCCGTGGCACGATGAAGTCCGGCTCGCCAATGGGCGCGAGATCCTCATCCGTCCCATCCGGCCCGACGACGCGCTGCCGGTGCGCGCCGGGTTCAGCCTGCTCCAGCCAGAGACGCTGCGCCATCGCTTCCTGCGGGAGATGAGCGAGCTCACCCCGGAGATGGCCCAGCGCCTGACCCGGTCCGACCCGAAGACCACGTTCGTGCTCGTGGCCGGCGAAAACCTCCCGGCCGGCGAGGCCGTAATCGGCGCCATCGCGCGCGTCCACGCACCTGCCGGCAGCGGCGAAGGCGAGTTCGCGATCCTCGTGGGCCAGTACCTGGCCGGGATGGGCGTGGGCCGCCAGCTGATGCTGCGGCTGGTGCGCTGGGCGCGCGGCAAGCGCCTGGAGCGCCTCTACGGCGACGTGCCCGAGGAGAACGAGCCGATGCTGGCACTGGCCGGATCAGTCGGCTTCCGCCGCGAAGGCGACCCCCGCGACGGTCTGGTGCGGATGGTGCTGGACCTGGACAGCGCCGGGCAGGCTTGA
- the rlmJ gene encoding 23S rRNA (adenine(2030)-N(6))-methyltransferase RlmJ — protein sequence MNYRHAFHAGNHADVLKHVVLLALCDALVAKPAACFALDTHAGRGLYELEGGEASRTGEALDGIGRLGDGSGAPPAVQRYLEAIARCRSEHGDGAYPGSPWLLAHALRAQDAIACCELQPGEAAALRLVLRADRRVTVHERDGYAAMRALLPPRRGETRFARGLVLMDPPYERQLAEFDEAIPALQEGLARWPQGCFALWYPIKQRRSLQPFLRRAAALEARSALTCELLVRPDDSPLRMNGSGMLLLNAPWRIEAALAPALAHLCSALGEAGADHDMRWLRAPT from the coding sequence GTGAACTACCGCCACGCCTTCCACGCCGGCAACCATGCCGATGTCCTCAAGCACGTCGTCCTGCTGGCCCTCTGCGACGCGCTCGTTGCCAAGCCGGCCGCCTGCTTTGCCCTGGACACCCATGCCGGGCGCGGGCTGTACGAGCTTGAAGGCGGCGAGGCCTCGCGCACCGGCGAGGCGCTGGACGGCATTGGCCGGCTCGGCGACGGCAGCGGCGCCCCGCCGGCGGTGCAGCGGTACCTGGAGGCGATAGCCCGCTGCCGCAGCGAGCACGGCGATGGCGCCTATCCCGGCTCCCCGTGGCTGCTCGCCCATGCGCTGCGCGCGCAGGATGCGATCGCCTGCTGCGAACTGCAGCCCGGGGAAGCGGCGGCGCTCAGGCTTGTCCTTCGCGCCGACCGCCGGGTGACCGTGCACGAGCGCGATGGCTACGCGGCCATGCGTGCCCTGCTGCCTCCGCGCCGGGGCGAGACCCGGTTCGCGCGCGGCCTGGTGCTGATGGATCCGCCCTATGAGCGCCAGCTGGCGGAGTTCGACGAGGCGATCCCGGCGCTGCAGGAAGGCCTCGCCCGCTGGCCGCAGGGCTGCTTTGCGCTGTGGTACCCGATCAAGCAGCGGCGCAGCCTGCAGCCGTTCCTGCGCCGCGCGGCCGCGCTGGAAGCCAGGTCCGCCCTGACGTGTGAACTGCTGGTGCGCCCCGACGACTCGCCGCTGCGCATGAACGGCAGCGGCATGCTCCTGCTCAATGCCCCGTGGCGGATCGAAGCGGCGCTGGCACCCGCGCTGGCCCACCTGTGCAGCGCGCTGGGCGAGGCCGGCGCGGACCACGACATGCGTTGGCTGCGGGCGCCCACCTGA
- a CDS encoding type II secretion system protein M produces MAWWYARAPRERWMLTGMCAAIAAFVAWYGLLGPLQGVRQAAADRHADALMDAAEIEHALAAIAASGRPAGDTLSADALQRLVTDSAGAAGISFDRCGETADGGLEVAVDAVAAGTLFNWLDGLRLEHGVAPVAVDVERREGRLRAELRFAPAQ; encoded by the coding sequence GTGGCCTGGTGGTACGCGCGGGCCCCGCGCGAGCGCTGGATGCTCACCGGCATGTGCGCGGCCATCGCGGCGTTCGTCGCTTGGTACGGCCTGCTGGGTCCGCTGCAGGGGGTACGCCAGGCCGCGGCGGACCGGCATGCGGACGCCTTGATGGACGCGGCGGAGATCGAGCACGCGCTGGCGGCCATTGCAGCCTCTGGAAGACCGGCGGGCGACACCCTGTCCGCCGACGCGCTGCAGCGGCTGGTCACCGACAGCGCCGGGGCGGCGGGAATCAGCTTCGACCGTTGCGGTGAGACTGCCGATGGCGGGCTTGAGGTTGCGGTGGACGCTGTTGCCGCAGGCACCCTGTTCAACTGGCTCGATGGGCTACGGCTGGAACACGGAGTGGCCCCGGTGGCAGTGGACGTGGAACGGCGCGAGGGCCGCCTCCGGGCGGAGCTGCGGTTCGCTCCCGCCCAATGA
- the gspJ gene encoding type II secretion system minor pseudopilin GspJ: MVRGFTLVEMLVALAVFALLAAGGVTVMAWASASQGVTQARMAHVGDLQRARALLEADLAQAAPRRTRNASGIAAVQAFTGTAEPGTGLLFALTRYGWENPQGAPRASLQYVEYRLQDGRLERSARPMLDGARMDPPQLVIDGVQGARVQYRFQGAWMDGWPGGMDRVPEAVRLTLDLERIGRVEQAFLMQGQWP, translated from the coding sequence ATGGTGCGGGGATTCACCCTGGTGGAGATGCTGGTGGCACTGGCGGTATTCGCACTGCTGGCCGCCGGCGGGGTCACGGTGATGGCCTGGGCCAGCGCCAGCCAGGGCGTCACCCAGGCGCGGATGGCGCACGTGGGCGATCTGCAGCGCGCGCGTGCGCTGCTGGAGGCCGACCTGGCGCAGGCGGCGCCGCGGCGCACCCGCAACGCCTCCGGCATCGCCGCGGTGCAGGCCTTCACCGGCACCGCCGAGCCGGGCACGGGGCTGTTGTTCGCCCTCACCCGGTACGGCTGGGAGAACCCGCAGGGGGCGCCGCGGGCCTCGCTCCAGTACGTGGAGTACCGGCTGCAGGACGGCCGGCTGGAACGCAGCGCGCGGCCAATGCTCGACGGCGCGCGGATGGATCCACCCCAGCTGGTGATCGACGGCGTGCAGGGCGCGCGGGTGCAGTACCGGTTCCAGGGCGCATGGATGGACGGCTGGCCCGGCGGCATGGACCGCGTGCCCGAAGCCGTGCGGCTCACGCTGGACCTGGAACGCATCGGTCGCGTCGAGCAGGCGTTCCTGATGCAGGGACAGTGGCCGTGA
- the gspN gene encoding type II secretion system protein N, whose translation MTRRLLLLFVLLLPAMLAATLPLGLALETAGARKWGLSARHAGGNIWNGRLLDASIRGLALGNAQARLLPLRLLAGDRAVWISTPGLRAQVLAGRRWGVQDLHGHFSLPTHALASALPVQVQADGLQVLFADDACHAASGRVVLSSDAAAGAPMLVLEGSPACEGRAAVLPLAAVAGEGPLARMQASLRVHADGQWELEARIPVVEHPSARIALEAAGFLPGPGGWSRVKRGRMD comes from the coding sequence ATGACCCGCCGCCTGTTGCTCCTCTTCGTTCTGCTGTTGCCGGCCATGCTTGCGGCGACGCTTCCGCTGGGGCTGGCCCTGGAGACCGCCGGTGCACGGAAGTGGGGCCTGTCGGCCAGGCATGCCGGTGGAAACATCTGGAACGGCCGCCTCCTGGACGCCAGCATCCGCGGCCTGGCGTTGGGTAACGCGCAGGCTCGCCTGCTCCCACTGCGGCTGCTGGCCGGCGACCGCGCGGTGTGGATTTCGACACCGGGCCTGCGGGCGCAAGTCCTCGCGGGCCGTCGATGGGGCGTACAGGACCTCCACGGCCACTTTTCACTGCCCACGCACGCCCTGGCCTCGGCATTGCCGGTCCAGGTGCAGGCAGACGGGCTGCAGGTGCTGTTCGCGGACGACGCCTGCCACGCCGCCAGCGGGCGGGTGGTGCTGTCTTCGGACGCCGCGGCGGGCGCCCCCATGCTGGTGCTTGAAGGCTCGCCCGCCTGCGAGGGCCGCGCCGCCGTCCTGCCGCTGGCGGCCGTGGCGGGCGAAGGGCCACTGGCTCGGATGCAGGCGAGCCTGCGCGTGCATGCGGATGGCCAGTGGGAACTTGAGGCGCGGATCCCCGTGGTCGAGCACCCTTCGGCACGGATCGCTCTCGAGGCGGCGGGCTTCCTGCCCGGCCCCGGCGGCTGGAGCCGGGTGAAACGCGGGCGGATGGATTGA
- the gspK gene encoding type II secretion system minor pseudopilin GspK, producing the protein MAVSARRQRGVALLTVLLLVAVMAVLVVAMLDDIRFGLRRAANAQAVAQARWHALGAEALAMAQIERLARRDPGVTTLAGGWNGRSFLFPVDDGMIRATLSDATACFNLNSVVHGAGELLTRHEAGVAQYELLLLALDFPAAQARALADALADWIDSDQQREGLGHEDPGYARGRDGYRTGATLLAEASELRAIHGYTPAVYSRLRPHVCALPTTALSPVNVNTLQDQDAPVLAMLAAGAIDVERARRVIASRPVHGWRSPDEFWASPGLAEAIPDNSVLEQVHLRSRYFRLHAEVDSGPAQVVVSTLIEHREDEPGAPTRLLARRWSPEE; encoded by the coding sequence GTGGCCGTGAGCGCTCGCCGACAGCGCGGGGTCGCCCTGCTCACCGTGCTGCTGCTGGTGGCGGTGATGGCAGTGCTGGTGGTGGCGATGCTCGACGACATCCGCTTCGGCCTGCGCCGGGCCGCGAACGCCCAGGCGGTCGCGCAGGCGCGATGGCATGCGCTCGGTGCCGAGGCCCTTGCGATGGCACAGATCGAACGCCTGGCGCGGCGCGACCCGGGGGTGACCACCCTGGCCGGCGGCTGGAACGGGCGCAGCTTCCTGTTCCCGGTGGACGACGGCATGATCCGCGCCACGCTGTCCGACGCCACTGCCTGTTTCAACCTCAACAGCGTGGTGCATGGCGCCGGCGAACTGCTCACCCGCCACGAAGCCGGCGTGGCCCAGTACGAATTGCTGCTGCTCGCGCTGGATTTTCCCGCGGCGCAGGCGCGCGCATTGGCCGACGCTCTGGCCGACTGGATCGACAGCGACCAGCAGCGGGAGGGGCTGGGCCATGAAGATCCCGGCTATGCACGCGGGCGCGACGGCTACCGCACCGGCGCCACCCTGCTCGCCGAAGCGAGCGAGCTGCGGGCGATCCACGGCTACACGCCGGCCGTATATTCACGCCTGCGTCCACACGTGTGCGCCCTGCCCACGACTGCGCTCTCGCCCGTCAACGTCAACACCCTGCAGGACCAGGATGCGCCCGTGCTGGCGATGCTTGCCGCCGGCGCAATCGATGTCGAACGCGCGCGGCGGGTCATTGCCTCCCGTCCCGTGCACGGCTGGCGCAGCCCCGATGAATTCTGGGCCAGTCCGGGCCTGGCCGAGGCTATCCCCGACAACAGCGTGCTGGAACAGGTGCACCTGCGCAGCCGCTACTTCCGCTTGCATGCCGAGGTCGACAGCGGTCCGGCGCAAGTGGTTGTCAGCACGCTGATTGAACACCGGGAGGATGAGCCCGGCGCTCCCACCCGCCTGCTGGCAAGACGCTGGAGTCCAGAGGAATGA
- a CDS encoding GspH/FimT family pseudopilin: MPARTTPGQSARFRAVGGFTLVELMVVLAVVGLLGAAVLLTGPSPDTALRRDADTLATRLAQARQEAILSTRALRVQADDAGYRFLIARGGGWQPLSGRPFDPAAWTPGVAPVQDGADDAPVWFTFEPIGTAEPAALVLGDGRGVLQVQVDADGSVRVAEAP; the protein is encoded by the coding sequence ATGCCCGCGCGCACCACCCCTGGCCAAAGTGCGCGGTTCCGCGCCGTCGGCGGCTTCACCCTGGTGGAGCTGATGGTGGTGCTGGCCGTGGTGGGATTGCTGGGCGCGGCGGTGCTGCTGACCGGCCCGTCACCGGACACGGCGCTGCGGCGCGATGCGGACACGCTGGCGACCCGGCTTGCACAGGCCCGGCAGGAGGCGATCCTGTCCACGCGCGCGCTGCGCGTCCAGGCTGACGACGCCGGCTACCGGTTCCTCATCGCCCGCGGCGGGGGCTGGCAGCCGCTGTCCGGGCGTCCGTTCGATCCGGCGGCGTGGACCCCAGGCGTCGCGCCGGTGCAGGACGGCGCCGACGACGCGCCGGTCTGGTTCACCTTCGAGCCCATCGGCACGGCGGAACCGGCCGCGCTGGTGCTCGGCGACGGCCGCGGCGTCCTGCAGGTACAGGTGGATGCCGACGGCAGCGTGCGGGTGGCGGAAGCGCCATGA
- a CDS encoding phosphatase PAP2 family protein: MGTRQAVRAYFQAVSRLGDGVFWYVLMAAMIVVDGRDGLAASVHLALAGIAALSLYKWLKRWTRRPRPFASDGRIQAWTAPLDEFSFPSGHTLHAVTFTLVALAHYPLLAWLLLPFAASVAVSRVVLGLHYPSDVLAATLIGSVLAGISIALAPGVALPVMG; the protein is encoded by the coding sequence ATGGGGACCAGGCAGGCCGTACGCGCCTACTTCCAGGCGGTGAGCCGGCTGGGCGATGGGGTGTTCTGGTACGTGTTGATGGCGGCGATGATCGTCGTCGACGGGCGCGACGGCCTGGCGGCCTCGGTCCACCTGGCGCTGGCGGGAATCGCGGCCCTGAGCCTGTACAAGTGGCTCAAGCGCTGGACCCGGCGCCCCCGCCCCTTCGCCTCCGACGGCCGCATCCAGGCATGGACCGCCCCCCTGGACGAGTTCAGCTTCCCATCCGGCCATACCCTGCACGCCGTGACGTTCACCCTCGTGGCGCTCGCCCACTACCCGCTGCTGGCCTGGCTGCTGCTGCCGTTCGCGGCGAGCGTGGCGGTCTCGCGCGTCGTACTCGGCCTGCACTACCCCAGCGACGTGCTTGCGGCCACGCTGATCGGGAGCGTCCTGGCCGGGATTTCCATCGCGCTTGCCCCCGGCGTCGCGCTGCCGGTCATGGGCTGA
- a CDS encoding porin has translation MLLAASPQAHAIDLGEVGDFELSFEGLFQVDGYRYRDDWSHLGDDTDVRRAELVLKGAHASGFDWVVGYDSKSEKWLDVNARIQFDGRSQHVRVGQFKQPTGLEELSSSTTNDFIAKAAATNTFAVSRRLGVGWGIDQGDWSVSASWFDRELTRNEAEGDGFAARGTWAPLRGEGRVLHLGVSASRRDAPDDGIRLRARPNMDLAEIRLLDTGAIADARRATTVGAEAMWIQGPVKVQAEWFESTVERRDSRDFDGSGGYASVVWQPGGQTWDYREGVPRTPGAGGEPAGLWQLGVRYDRLDLDDPGAGIAGGTMDVWTAGVNWYHGEHLKLALNYVEADTRRDAGATTGWLDVDPSSIQARVQLAW, from the coding sequence GTGCTTCTTGCGGCATCCCCGCAGGCACACGCGATCGACCTCGGCGAAGTCGGCGATTTCGAACTGTCGTTCGAAGGCCTGTTCCAGGTCGACGGATACCGCTACCGCGATGACTGGAGCCACCTGGGCGACGACACCGACGTGCGGCGTGCGGAACTGGTGCTCAAGGGCGCGCACGCCAGTGGATTCGACTGGGTGGTGGGCTACGACTCCAAATCCGAGAAGTGGCTGGACGTCAACGCCCGCATTCAATTTGACGGGCGCAGCCAGCACGTACGCGTCGGACAGTTCAAGCAGCCCACGGGGCTTGAGGAGCTGAGTTCGTCGACCACCAACGACTTCATCGCCAAGGCGGCCGCCACCAATACCTTCGCGGTGTCGCGCCGGCTGGGCGTGGGCTGGGGCATCGACCAGGGCGACTGGAGCGTTTCGGCCAGCTGGTTTGACCGCGAGCTGACCCGCAATGAAGCCGAAGGCGACGGCTTTGCCGCCCGCGGGACCTGGGCTCCCCTGCGCGGGGAAGGCCGGGTCCTGCATCTGGGCGTTTCGGCCAGCCGCCGCGATGCCCCGGACGATGGCATCCGCCTGCGCGCCCGGCCCAACATGGACCTGGCCGAGATCCGCCTGCTCGATACCGGCGCGATCGCGGATGCGCGGCGGGCCACCACGGTGGGCGCGGAAGCCATGTGGATCCAGGGCCCGGTCAAGGTGCAGGCGGAATGGTTCGAGTCCACCGTGGAGCGCCGCGACAGCCGGGATTTCGACGGGTCGGGCGGCTATGCCTCGGTGGTGTGGCAGCCTGGCGGGCAGACCTGGGACTATCGCGAGGGCGTGCCGCGCACCCCGGGCGCAGGCGGTGAGCCCGCCGGCCTGTGGCAGCTGGGCGTGCGCTACGACCGCCTGGACCTCGACGATCCAGGCGCCGGGATCGCCGGTGGCACCATGGACGTGTGGACGGCCGGGGTGAACTGGTACCACGGCGAGCACCTGAAGCTGGCGCTCAACTACGTCGAGGCCGACACCCGGCGCGACGCGGGCGCGACGACGGGCTGGCTGGATGTTGATCCTTCCAGCATCCAGGCCCGGGTCCAGCTGGCCTGGTAA
- the gspG gene encoding type II secretion system major pseudopilin GspG, which translates to MRNPSLPSRSRSTGFTLVEVMVVVVIIGLLATVVMINVMPSQDRAMAEKARADISVLEQAIETYRLENLAYPPQQDGLNALLRPPAGLARPERYRHDGYVRRLPEDPWGNPYEYRYPGSRGGAFDVFSYGSDGSEGGEGDAADIGNWN; encoded by the coding sequence ATGCGCAATCCCTCCCTTCCCTCCCGATCCCGCAGCACCGGCTTCACGCTGGTGGAGGTGATGGTCGTCGTGGTCATCATCGGCCTGCTCGCCACGGTGGTGATGATCAACGTCATGCCCAGCCAGGACCGCGCCATGGCCGAGAAGGCGCGCGCGGACATTTCGGTGCTCGAGCAGGCGATCGAGACCTACCGCCTGGAAAACCTCGCCTATCCGCCACAGCAGGATGGCCTCAATGCCCTGCTGCGCCCTCCCGCGGGCCTGGCGCGGCCCGAACGCTATCGCCACGATGGCTATGTCCGCCGGCTGCCGGAGGATCCGTGGGGCAATCCCTACGAGTACCGCTATCCCGGCAGCCGCGGCGGGGCTTTCGATGTGTTCTCGTACGGCAGCGACGGCAGCGAGGGCGGCGAAGGCGACGCGGCCGACATCGGCAACTGGAACTGA